A segment of the Candidatus Brevundimonas phytovorans genome:
CGGCCGTATCCTCGACCATCGACACATAGTCGGACCAGCCCATGTCGCTCATGCCGCCGCCGGGGTGGCGGGCGGTCAGATAGCGGCGCAGCAGGTCGAACTGCTCCATCGTCGCCTCGGCCTCGACCAGATCGCGCGACAGATCGGCGTTGCGGTTCAGGATCTTGCGCTGGGACCGGGAGAAGGCGAAGTCGGCCACCGGAATGCGGACCGAGACGCAAGCCGCGCAGGCCTCGCACGCCGGGCGATAGGCGATGTTCTGGCTGCGGCGGAAGCCGGCCTGGGTCAGGGCGTCGTTGACGTCGGCGCCGTCGCTGAAGGGCAGGTTGGCGAAGACCTTGCGCTCGAACTGGCCGGGCAGATAGGGGCAGGGCGCGTTGGCGGTCATGAAAAACCGCAGCTGCCGGGTCGGAAAATGCTGGGTCACGGCCTTAGGTCCGAGCCCGATCGTATCGGCAGGTTTGCGCGTGGGTCGTCATGTCTCGATTTGGCGCGCAACCGGAGGATTTCGCAAGCGCCGAGACGTCGGCGCCTGCGGTCACAGGCTGGTGTCCGTGGGCAGGACCGGAGCCTCGCGCAGCAGGACGATGGCGATGCGGCGGTTGCCGGCCAGCGACGGATCATCGGGATAGAGAGGGTCCGAACCCGCCTTGCCCGCCACCGAATAAACCCGGTCAGCGTTGACTCCGGCGCCCTGTAGCACAAGGCGGGAAGCGTCGGCGCGGGCCGACGACAGGGACCAGTCGCCCGCGCCGCTGGCGCGGCTGGAACCGGCGACGGCG
Coding sequences within it:
- a CDS encoding arginyltransferase, yielding MTQHFPTRQLRFFMTANAPCPYLPGQFERKVFANLPFSDGADVNDALTQAGFRRSQNIAYRPACEACAACVSVRIPVADFAFSRSQRKILNRNADLSRDLVEAEATMEQFDLLRRYLTARHPGGGMSDMGWSDYVSMVEDTAVRTHLIEYRTPATDEAPGDLIGVCLTDLLHDGLSMVYSFFDPDLERRSLGQFAIMDHLRQAGQVGLPYVYLGYWVQGSPKMDYKARFRPMEALRPLGWERLED